One window of Elaeis guineensis isolate ETL-2024a chromosome 11, EG11, whole genome shotgun sequence genomic DNA carries:
- the LOC105053671 gene encoding 60S ribosomal protein L21-1: MPAGHGVRSRTRDLFSRPFRKHGYIPLTTYLRTYKIGDYVDVKVNGAVHKGMPHKFYHGRTGRVWNVTKRAIGVEINKQVGNRIIKKRIHVRVEHVLPSRCQEDFRLRIRKNDQLKAEAKARGDIISTKRQPEGPKPGFMVEGATLETVTPIPYDVVNDLKGGY, translated from the exons ATGCCGGCGGGGCACGGGGTGCGGTCGCGGACGCGGGACCTGTTCTCGCGGCCGTTCAGGAAGCACGGGTACATCCCGTTGACGACGTATCTGAGGACGTACAAGATCGGAGATTATGTGGACGTCAAGGTGAACGGGGCCGTCCACAAGGGCATGCCCCACAAGTTCTACCACGGCCGCACCGGCCGCGTCTGGAACGTCACCAAGCGCGCTATCGGCGTCGAGATCAACAAGCAG GTTGGCAATCGGATCATCAAGAAAAGGATCCATGTCCGTGTGGAGCATGTGCTGCCTTCCAGGTGCCAAGAAGATTTTCGCTTGAGGATAAGAAAGAATGATCAACTAAAGGCTGAGGCGAAGGCTCGTGGCGACATCATCAGCACAAAGCGGCAGCCTGAAGGCCCCAAGCCTGGTTTCATGGTGGAAGGGGCCACACTGGAGACAGTTACTCCTATTCCTTATGATGTGGTCAATGACCTCAAGGGTGGCTACTAA